In Gemmata obscuriglobus, a single genomic region encodes these proteins:
- a CDS encoding leucine-rich repeat domain-containing protein produces the protein MRFSLAAALPLALFSLAGAQPADPTAEEKAAIDAIAKAGGKGEIDPKLAPTARVVAKFEAGTDAALAALKKRPQVGAVEVFDATRCTEKGLVVLKDLPELRRLALGKSDLTLARVNAIAKCKELRDLRLPGAGLSDPELAPLKALTRLEQLDLSENAQVTDKGMATVKTLERLRGLYLAKTGLTDKGLAELKGLEGLRSLYVGGTKVTADAAEQFADDMPNLRVVRR, from the coding sequence GTGCGATTTTCGCTCGCCGCCGCCCTGCCGCTGGCCCTGTTCTCACTCGCCGGCGCCCAACCGGCCGACCCCACGGCCGAAGAAAAAGCCGCGATCGACGCCATTGCGAAGGCCGGTGGCAAGGGCGAGATCGACCCGAAGCTCGCCCCAACCGCGCGCGTCGTGGCCAAGTTCGAGGCCGGCACCGACGCCGCGCTCGCGGCGCTGAAGAAGCGCCCGCAGGTCGGGGCCGTGGAGGTGTTCGACGCCACCCGCTGCACCGAGAAGGGGCTGGTCGTGCTCAAGGACCTGCCCGAGCTGCGGCGGCTGGCGCTCGGCAAATCCGACCTCACGCTCGCGCGGGTGAACGCGATCGCGAAGTGCAAGGAGCTTCGCGACCTGCGGTTGCCCGGTGCCGGGCTCAGCGACCCCGAACTCGCGCCCCTGAAGGCACTCACCCGACTCGAACAGCTCGACCTCTCGGAAAACGCGCAGGTGACCGACAAGGGCATGGCCACCGTGAAGACCTTGGAACGGCTCCGGGGGCTGTACCTTGCAAAAACCGGCCTCACCGACAAGGGGCTGGCGGAGCTGAAGGGGCTGGAAGGGCTGCGGAGCCTGTACGTGGGCGGCACGAAGGTGACCGCGGACGCGGCCGAGCAGTTCGCCGACGACATGCCCAACCTGCGGGTGGTCCGGCGGTAA
- a CDS encoding SMI1/KNR4 family protein, whose product MAEAKPWDAVFSQIRVIHKLDDLCPVVTEAELAATEAALGVPLPASYRAFAMRFGAFGGFDWMLRLLPITPERNAWGCATILRATNAVRRHTNSRANRYPPAQRERLRRFVFFGDNMNKPNFVWKPEEDDSDGSEGAFAWDPAEPTTTDPLEYPVYWCSLDSRQVERRSNSFTEFVTWVKVYTRSIAGNEVSEDYTDWIPCRARKKRSPPKRDVKRWLAFNNHTARDIARSIRDTDRVDALPILADALQDAGCAHADLLNACRTGSRIDGQWALEVLLTDRPSPPLGTRWSASFPGKGGAGG is encoded by the coding sequence GTGGCCGAAGCGAAACCGTGGGACGCGGTGTTCAGCCAGATTCGTGTCATCCACAAACTGGATGATCTTTGCCCCGTCGTCACGGAAGCCGAACTGGCCGCCACCGAGGCCGCTCTTGGCGTACCGCTGCCGGCGTCGTACCGCGCGTTCGCGATGCGTTTTGGGGCGTTCGGCGGTTTCGACTGGATGCTGCGCCTTCTTCCAATCACACCGGAACGAAACGCGTGGGGCTGCGCGACGATCCTCCGGGCCACAAACGCGGTGCGGAGGCACACGAACTCCCGCGCCAACCGTTATCCGCCCGCTCAGCGAGAACGGCTCCGCCGGTTCGTTTTCTTTGGCGACAACATGAACAAACCCAACTTCGTGTGGAAGCCTGAAGAGGACGATTCCGACGGCTCGGAAGGGGCGTTCGCCTGGGACCCCGCCGAGCCGACGACGACAGATCCGCTGGAGTATCCTGTCTACTGGTGTTCACTCGACAGCCGTCAAGTGGAACGGCGAAGCAACTCGTTCACCGAGTTCGTGACCTGGGTTAAAGTCTACACGCGCTCGATCGCTGGCAACGAGGTTTCAGAAGACTACACCGACTGGATTCCGTGCCGCGCGAGAAAGAAGAGATCGCCCCCAAAGCGGGACGTGAAGCGTTGGCTCGCGTTCAACAACCACACCGCGCGAGACATCGCGCGCTCCATTCGCGATACGGATCGGGTGGACGCGCTCCCGATCCTTGCCGACGCGCTGCAAGACGCGGGCTGTGCCCACGCCGATTTGCTCAACGCGTGCCGCACCGGGAGCCGCATCGACGGCCAGTGGGCGCTTGAGGTTCTGCTGACTGATCGGCCGTCACCGCCACTCGGCACGCGGTGGAGCGCGAGCTTTCCGGGCAAAGGCGGGGCGGGTGGGTGA